In Pseudomonadaceae bacterium SI-3, the sequence GCGCTCTCGAAAGCCGTGGCGCGCTACTACTTCAAGCTTCTTGCCTACAAGGACGAATACGAAGTGGCGCGGCTGTACAGCGAACCGGAGTTCCGCCAGCAGCTCGAGGCGCAGTTCGAAGGCGACTACAAGCTGCAGTTCCACCTGGCACCGGCCTGGCTGGCCAAGCGCGACAGCACCACTGGCGAGCCGCGCAAGCGTGAACTCGGGCCTTGGGTGCTGAACGCCTTCAACGTGCTGGCCAAGCTGAAGTTCCTGCGCGGCACGCCGTTGGACGTGTTCGGCTACGGCCATGACCGCCGTGTCGAACGCGAACTGATCAGCGAGTACGAGCGCAACCTTGATCAGTTGCTGGCTCAACTGAAGCCGAGCAACTACCGCACGGCCGTAGCGATTGCTGCGCTTCCGGAACTGATTCGCGGCTACGGCCCGGTGAAGGAGCGCTCCATCGCCAAAGCGCGGCAACAGGAGAAGTTGCTCAAGGAGCAGCTGAACCGCGGCGACGAGGTGCAGACCGTGCGGCTGTTCGAGCCGGCGGCCTGAGGCGCCCCGGGGCTGGGCGCTCGTCGAGTGGGTCCGAGGTGTTCGGTGGGCTAAAGCCCACCCTACAGAACTAGCGGAGTTTCAGGCTTGTGGTGGGCTGAAGCCCACCCTACGGCCAGGCCGCGACGACGAGCTGCAGCTTTGTAGGGTGGGCCGGGCGGCGTTCCGCTTAGCCCACCGTTCCCCAATACGCCGCACAGAACATTGAAGGGGCCTGGAATGACGGGCCCGCACAGAACAACAAAGAGGAATCCGCAATGTCAGTCTTCACCCATCCCGATTTCGATGGCCACGAGCAGGTGGTGTTCTGCCACGACAAGGCCTCGGGCCTGCGCGCGATCATCGCCATCCACAACACCACGCTCGGCCCGGCGCTGGGCGGCTGCCGGATGTTCCCCTACGCCAGTGACGACGATGCCGTGCGCGACGTGCTGCGCCTGTCTCGTGGCATGACGCTGAAGTCTTCCCTGGCCGGGCTCAAACTTGGCGGGGGCAAGGCCGTCATCATTGGCGACCCGCATACCGGCAAGAGCCAGGCGCTGCTGCATGCTATGGGCGACTTCGTCGACAGCCTCGGTGGTCGCTACATCACCGCGGCCGATTCGGGTACCGGCGAGCCGGAAATGCAGGCCTTCGCCCAGCGCACCCGCCACGTCATCGGTGCGACGCCGCGCACCACGCTCGACGGCAGTATCGCCAGTGGCGATCCCTCACCGTCCACCGCGCTGGGTGTATTCGTCGGCCTGCGCGAGGCGGTGCGTCAGCGTCTGGGTCGTGATGATCTGACCGGTCTTAAGGTCGCGATTCAAGGTGTCGGGCATGTCGGTCTGGGGCTGGCCCGGCACTTGAAACAGGCCGGTGCCGAGCTGTGGGTTTGCGACATCTTCGATGCCAACGTGCGTCAGGCCATGGAGGAGCTGGGTGCCAATGCGGTGCGCCCGCACGACATCTACGGGCTGGACGTCGATGTGTTCGCCCCGTGCGCCATGGGCGGCATCCTTAACGCCGAAACCCTGCAGACCCTGCGTGCGCCGGTGATCGCCGGTGCCGCGAACAACCAGCTGGCGAGCCCGGAGATCGGCGCCGAGCTGCAGCGTCGCAACCACCTCTACGCGCCGGATTACGCGATCAATGCCGGCGGCATCATTGACGTGTACTACCAGCGCGTCGGCGGCAGCGCGGCGCAAAGCGATGCGCACATCAGAGGCATCGCAGAAACCCTTCGCGAAATCTTCGAGCGCGCTGCCAGCAGTGGCGAGTCCACTTCGATCGTCGCCGATCGATTGGCGCAGGAGCGGCTTGGCGGCGTGCATGCAGTGCCAAACCAGCCGCAGCGCCTGCAGGCGTAACGAGCATGAGGGCGGCCGAGTGCCGCCCGTTTTGTTTTCGGCAGCCCGAGCCGTTCTGCCGAGCGTGTGCAAATCCCTGACAAAAACAACAAGCAGGAATCCACAATGACTGACAAAAGCAGCATTGCCGCCGGTACTCTCGGTGGCGCCTCCGTTCGTACTCAGCAAAGCGCCGCGCGCGGCCTCTGGTCCTCGCGCTGGGTGTTCTTTCTGGCCGCTACCGGTTCCGCGGTCGGTCTGGGCAATATCTGGAAATTCCCTTACATCACTGGCGAGAACGGTGGCGGCGCCTTCGTACTGGTCTATCTCGGCTGCATCCTGCTGATCGGCATTCCCTTGCTGATGGCCGAAGTGATGATTGGCCGGCGTGGTCGGCAGAACCCCGATGGCGCAGTGGCTCGCCTGGCCAGAGAGGCCGGTGCCAACACCAAATGGCGCGTTGCGGGTTGGCTCGGTGGCCTGACCGGCTTTCTCATTCTCAGCTTCTACCTGGTGGTGGCTGGTTGGGCGCTGTCCTATATCCCGACCACGCTCAGCGGGACTTTCAGTGGCGTAGGTGGTGATGCCAGCGGCGAGCTATTCAACGGCTTGCTGGCCAGCCCGATGCGGTTGATCGTCTGCGGCACGCTGGTGCTGGCGGCGACCATGCTGATCGTCGGTTTCGGTGTGCGCGGCGGGCTGGAGCGCTCGCTGCGGTTCCTTATGCCGGGTCTGTTCGTGCTGCTGCTGGGGCTGGTCGGTTATGCCGCAGTCACGGGCGAATTCCTGCAGGCGCTGGAGTTTCTCTTCGTGCCGGACTTCTCGGCATTGACCGCCACCAGCGTGCTGATTGCCCTGGGGCATGCCTTCTTCACGCTCAGCCTCGGAGCGGGCGCGATGATGGTGTATGGCTCCTACCTGCCGGAAGGCACCTCGATCGCCAAGACCTCGGTACTGGTGGCGCTGGCTGACACCGTCGTCGCGCTGCTGGCCGGTATGGCGATCTTTCCGCTGGTGTTTGGCAACGGTCTGGAGCCGGGCGCCGGGCCGGGGCTGATCTTCGTCACCCTGCCCATCGCCTTCGGCCAGATGCCGCTGGGCCAGGTGGTCGGCGGGCTGTTCTTCGTCATGCTGGTAATCGCCGCGCTGACCTCTGCGATATCCCTGAGCGAACCGAGCATTGCCTGGATGACCGAGCGCTTCGGCCTGAGCCGCCTCAAAGCCGTGCTGGTCAGTGGCGGCCTGCTTTGGGTACTGAGCCTGGGCAGCGTTTTCTCCTTCAACCTCTGGGCCGACTACCAACTGTTCGGCAAGACCTTTTTCGACAGCCTCGACTACCTCACCACCAACTGGCTGATGCCATTGGGCGGGCTGATGACGGTGCTGTTCACCGGTTGGGTGATGAAGGAACAAACGGTGCGCGACGCCATCGGTATTAGACACGGCGGGTTGTTTCGCGCCTGGTGGTTGCTGCTGCGCTTCGGTACGCCGCTGGCGATCGTGCTGGTGTTCCTCAACTTGAGCGGGCTGATCTAGGGGAAGCGCAGTCGCCGTCGCGTTACGCACAATCTAGGTGGTTGAGGAGGCGCGGTGCGACCAGCTGTCGCACCGCGCCGTCAGGTTTTCGTTACGCGCTCACCGACGCAACCTTGCATTGCGGCGCTCGCGACGGGCCGTAAAGAAAACCTTCCAGCTCAAGTGAGTTGAAGCAGCGACCGGTGCTACTGGCGGGCTTGTGCACCCCGTCGGAGTGGTTTGTTATGAGGGCGGCCAAGCCAATCCTGCGGTCTTGCGATCATTGATCGCCAGGGCTGCGGGGACGGTCAAAGGATATTGCCCGCCACAGAGAAACACGTACTGGGAGCGTTATGAGCAGTGAAACAACCACAACGGCCGGTTCGTCGCCCACGCTGAAACTCTACGGCTACTGGCGATCCAGCGCCGCCTACCGGGCACGCATCGCGTTGAACCTCAAAGGCCTCGCCTTCGAGAACCTGCCGGTGCATCTGGTCAAGGACGGCGGCCAGCAGCGTTCGGCCGACTACAAGGCACTCAATCCGCAGGGGCTGGTGCCTTTGCTGGTGGACGGCGACGAGCGCATCAGCCAATCGCTGGCGATTCTCGAATACCTGGAGGAGGTCTTTCCGCTACCGGCTTTGCTGCCGGACGAGCCGGCCGACCGTGCGCGGGTGCGCTCATTGGCGCTGCATATCGCCTGCGACCTGCATCCACTGAACAACCTGCGCGTATTGCAGTACCTCAGCGGCCCGCTGGGTATCGAAGACGAGGCGAAGCAGCAGTGGATCCAGCATTGGATTCACACGGGCCTCGCTAGCGTCGAAGAGGGGTTGGCCGCGTTCGACGGCAAGCTGTCACTCGGCAGGCGGCCGGGCTATCTGGAGGCATGCCTGATTCCTCAGGTATACAATGCGCGCCGTTTTGCCTGTGACCTCAGTGCGTATCCGCGCATTTTGCAGATGACCGAGCAGTGCGAATCCCTCGAAGCCTTTGCCAACGCAGCTCCGGAGGTGCAGCCCGACGCTCAATAGGTTTATCCGCCTTGCACTCCGTCGCGTCATGAGCGCGGCGGGTTCGATTCCGTCACAGATAACAACAAACAGGTGACGCATGACCCGTGAAAAACCCAAGAACCTCTGGCTCTCCCGCTGGGGCTTCATTCTTGCCGCGACCGGCTCTGCAGTCGGCTTGGGCAACATCTGGAAATTCCCTTACATCACCGGCGAGTACGGCGGCGGCGCCTTCGTGCTCATGTACCTGGCGTGCATCCTCGCCATTGGTATTCCGGTGATGATGACCGAGATCGCCATCGGCCGTCGGGGTCGTGGCAGCCCCATCGATGCCATTGGCAGAGCGGTCCGCGAAAACGGCAGCAGCTCCCTGTGGAAGGGCGTCGGCGGCATGGCCATGGCGGCCGGCTTCCTGATTCTCTGCTTCTATGTGGTGGTGGCCGGTTGGGCGTTCGCTTATACGGTGAAGATGCTCGACGGCTCGCTGGCGGCCAGCTCGGTCGACGGATTGGCGCAGGTGTTCGAGGCGCACAACGCCAACCCCTGGCAGCTCGGTGGCTGGAGCGTACTGGTGGCGTTGTTGACGCTATGGATCGTGGCCAAAGGTGTACAGCAGGGCATCGAAAGTGCGGTGCGCTGGATGATGCCGGGCCTGGCGGTGATGCTGTTGATCCTGGTTGGTTATGCCTTCACCAGTGGCGGCTTCGATCAGGGCTTCGCCTTTCTGTTCAGCTTCGATACCTCCAAGCTCACCGGTGAAGCGCTACTGGCCGCACTGGGCCACGCGTTCTTCACCCTCAGCCTGGCGTCCGGGGCGATTCTGACCTACGGCTCCTACATCCCCGACGGACAGTCCATCGCGCGGACCACCTTCATGGTCGCGATTGCCGATACGGCCGTAGCGCTGCTGGCGGGGCTGGCGATTTTCCCGATCATCTTTGCCAACGGCATGGACCCGACTGCCGGACCCGGCTTGATCTTCATGAGCCTGCCGCTGGCCTTCCAGCAAATGCCGTTCGGCACCGTATTCGGCACGCTGTTCTTCGCCATGGTGTCGATTGCCGCGCTGACGTCAGCGATCTCTATGATCGAAGCCACAGTGGCCTACCTCAACGAAAAGCACGGCATCAGCCGTCTCAAGGCCGCCATCGGCGCCGGTGCGGTATTGCTGGTGATCAGCCTGCTGGCGATGCTCTCGTTCAATCTGATGGCCGGCTGGACGCCAATGGGCAAGAACTTCTTCGACTGGCTCGACTACCTGACCTCGCGCTGGATGATGCCGCTGGGCGGGATCTTCATCGTGATCTTTGCCGGCTATGCCCTGCGCAGCGAGATCATGCGTGACGAGCTGGATCTGCCACCGCTGGGCTATGCGCTGTGGCTGTTCATGGTCCGCTATGTCTGCCCAGTGCTGATCACCATGGTGTTCCTGCATGCCCTCGGCTGGCTGGGCTTCGACCCGCTGGTGCGCTGGTACTGGATTGCCGGAGCCATCGGTGCGCTGACTGTTCTCGGCGAGGGGTTGCGACCTCGCGTTCTGCCGGCGCTGACTGGGCGCAACGCCTGATCATCAGCAGAGTCTCGATCTAGGCGACTAAGCGGCACTTCCGGCAACGGAAGTGCCGTTTTTGTAACTGGACTGCAGGCGTCTCAGCGAAAGGTCAGACGGCCAGCCCCCCCCGTTGTCACTGGCTTCGCGACAGACAGCACCCTAAAGCTCTCTAACGCGTTGCCGATAATCTGATCAGCGCAAGGACGCTTCAACAGAAAACGGATCTTCGTATTGACCCAGATCAGTTCTCGGACCCGCGCCCATGCCCAGTCGTCTTAAATTCAGCCACAAGATCTTGCTGGCCGCCTCGCTCGTGGTGATCGCGACCTTTGCCCTGTTCACGCTGTTCAACGATTATCTGCAGCGCAACGCGATTCGCGACAACCTCGAAAGCTACCTGAATGAGATGGGTGAAGTCACCGCCCATAACATCCAAAACTGGCTGTCTGGTCGGATCCTGTTGGTGGAAAGCGCTGCGCAGTCCATCGCCAACGACAGCTCCGATCAGAGCGTGGTTGCTCTGCTTGAACAGAAGGCGCTCGTCTCGACCTTCGGCTTCACCTATCTGGGCGAGCAGAACGGCCGCTTCACCATGCGTCCGGAAGACGAAATGCCCGCCGGGTACGACCCGCGCACCCGCCCCTGGTACAAGGACGCGGTGGCTGCTGGCGGAACGACCCTTACCGAACCCTATGTTGACGCGGCCACGGGTGAGCTGATCATTACGATCGCCACCCCCGCACGCAGCGGCAGCCAGACGGTTGGCGTGGTGGGCGGCGATCTGGGTTTGCAGGCGCTTGTCGATATCATCAACGCGCTGAACTTCGACGGCATGGGTTACGCCTTTCTGGTCAGCGGCGACGGCAAGGTGCTGGTGCATCCGGACAAGACCAAGGTCATGAAGACCCTGGCTGAGATCTATCCGCAGAACACCCCGTCCCTGACCAAGGGCCTGAGCGAAGCGGAGCTCGACGGCCAGGCACGCATTCTCAGCTTCAGTCCCGTTCCGGGCCTGCCTTCGGTGACCTGGTATGTCGGCATCTCCGTGGAAAAGGAAAAGGCTTACGCGGCGCTGTCGAGCTTCCGTACCTCGGCGCTCGTTGCCACTGTCATCGCTGTGGTGTTCATCATGGTCCTGCTGGGCATGCTGATCCGCGTGTTGATGCGGCCACTGACCGATATGGGCCGCGCGATGAGCAATATCGCCGAGGGCGAGGGCGACCTGACCCGCCGCCTGACAGTGCAATCGCAGGACGAATTCGGCACGCTGGCGCTGGCCTTTAACCGCTTCGTCGAGCGTATCCACGGCTCGATTCGTGACGTGGCCTCGGCTACCGAGCAGGTCAATGAAGTGGCGCAACGTGTACTGGCCGCCTCCAACTCGTCGATGCTCAATTCCGATGAACAGGCCAGCCGCACCAACAGCGTCGCAGCGGCGATCAATGAACTCGGCGCCGCCGCGCAGGAGATCGCCCGCAACGCGGCCGACGCCTCGCAGCAGGCCAGCGGTGCCAGCCACCAGGCCGAAGACGGTCGCAAGGTGGTCGAGCAGAACATCGAGGCCATGAAAAGGTTGTCGAGCAACATCAGCGCGTCCTGCCATCAAATCGAGGCGTTAAACACCCAGACGGTTGGCATCGGCCAGATTCTCGACGTGATCAAGGGCATTTCCGAGCAGACCAACCTGCTGGCGCTCAACGCAGCCATCGAGGCGGCGCGTGCCGGTGAAGCCGGACGCGGCTTTGCGGTGGTGGCTGATGAGGTGCGCAGCCTGGCGCATCGCACCCAGACCTCGGCGCAGGAAATCCACGGCATGATCGAGAAGCTGCAGGTCGGGGCGCGTGATTCGGTCAGCACCATGACCGAGAGTCAGCGTCAGAGCGAATCGAGCGTCGGCATCGCCAACCAGGCCGGTGAGCGACTGGGCAGCGTGACCCTCGCCATCGGCGAGATTGATGCGATGAACCAGTCAGTCGCGACCGCCACCGAAGAACAGACCTCAGTGATCGAGTCGCTGAACATGGACATCACGGAAATCAACACGCTGAACCAGGAGGGGGTCGAGAACCTGCAATCCACTCTTCGGGCCTGTGGAGATCTTGAGCAGCAGGCTGCGCGGCTGAAGCAACTGGTGGGGAGCTTCAGGATCTGATCTGGTTTTGGTGAGAAGGGCGCTTCGGCGCCCTTTTTTCGTGCCCGTCTGTATCCGCCACTTATGTAGAAGCGAAGGGAGACGCCTAGGCTTGATCGGGTGGTCGCGGCGCGCTCATCTTGGTACGGCGCCGCCCTGACGTAGGCCCTAACCTCATGTTTCGCCCTGCTGGGCGACTCACTTTTTCCAGACGCACCTGCCCGGCCGGCAAAAAAGTAAGCAAAAAGTCTTGCCCCTGCATCCGGCCCCAGCTGCGCCGGGGTTCCCTCGCTCCGGTGACGTTCCAGGGGCCCGCGGCGACGGGCCATCCATGCCGATGGCGGCCCCGACCCAACACAGCTCTCGCGGCATCCATGCCGCTCAACCCCTTACACGACACCTGCGCTCGGCCTCCTGAAAGGGGCGATCCGGTGGTGTCTGATGGGGCGTGCAGCGAAACGGTTGTAAGGGCTATATGTAGGGTGGGTAACGCGAAGCTTACCCACCGCTTTTGGTGGGCAAGGTCCGGTATCAATCGTGGTATCGAGCGCGGTGGAAAATGCTTCGCAGTTTTCCACCCTACGAAGCTAAAGGGAGGCGAGATCTAGTCGCTTGGCAACTCTCAACAACGTAACAAATATAGACTTTGCCTTTTTGCTGATGAACAGACTATCAGACGATGCCGAACGCCCCTTTCAGGAGGCCGAATGGAATCGCTGCGTAGAGGGGCGAGCGGCATGGATGCCGCGAGAGCCGTGAAGGGCCATGGATGGCCCTTGCGCGGCGACCCTCGGAGTAGCGATGGAATGAGGGAAGTCGAGCTCAGCGAGACCCGGATGCAGGGCAAGACCTTTTGGTTCCTTTTGGGGCAATTGCCAAAAGGGACTCGCCCAGCAGGGCGAAACCAATGCCTCGGCCGACCTTGGAAATCGGGTCATACGCAGCTAACCCAAGCTCAAACAGTCCGTGGGCTCGGGGGCGGAACTTGGGGCGGCCCCAAAAGCGCGTGCTGCGCTGCCCATCACCGTGCGCAACACAACGACATTGACCCATTCCCCACCCCCATGGTCGAGATGAATCAAGGGCCTGCATTCGGGCCCCCCGATCAAAGGAGACCCCATGAAAGTTCTCATCGTGCTCACATCCCACGACAAGCTCGGCGACACCGGCAAACCCACCGGCTTCTGGCTCGAAGAGTTCGCCGCCCCTTACTACGTCTTCAAGGACGCTGGCGCTGAAATCGTCCTCGCCTCACCCAAGGGGGGGCAGCCGCCGCTGGATCCGAAAAGCGATGCGCCAGACGCCCAGACCGAGATGACCCAGCGCTTCAAGAACGATGCCGAGTCCCAAGCGCTGCTGGCCAACACGCACAAGCTGGACGAGGTATCGGCAGCGGACTTCGATACGGTCTTCTATCCCGGCGGTCACGGCCCAATGTGGGACCTGACGAGCAATGCAACGTCCATCGCCCTTATCGAATCCTTCATCAAGGCACGCAAGCCCGTAGCGGCGGTCTGCCATGCGCCTGCCGCGCTGGTACAGGTGCGCGGCGTGGACGGTGAATACCTTGTCAAAGGCAAGCGCGTCACCGGCTTTACCAATACCGAGGAGGAGGGGGTACAGCTCACTGAGGTGGTGCCCTTCCTGCTGGAAGATAAGCTGAAGGAGATCGGTGGCGACTACAGCAAGGGGCCGGACTGGTCGTCCTATGTGCTGGTCGATGGCCTGCTCGTCACAGGCCAGAACCCGGCGTCCTCCGAAGAAGCCGCCCGGGAATTGCTCAACCTGGTGAAAGCGGGCTGAGCATTGCTCAGCGTGGCAGGCCGTTCGGCCAGGGAAGGGCGTCGGTCTCGCTGCAGGCTTCGAACAGCGGTTTGCTGAACAGATAGCCCTGCATCAGGCTGATGCCCAGGTCGCGCAAAGCCTTGCATTCATCCGGCGTTTCCACGCCCTCAGCGATCACCTGGATGCCCAGCTCTTTGCAAATGCCCACCGTGCCGCGGACGATGGCCTGGCGCGAACGGCTCTGATCGATTCCACGGATCAGATCCATGTCCAGCTTGATGAGATCGGGCTGGAAGTCGGCAAGCAGGTTGAGCCCCGCATAGCCGGCACCAAAGTCATCAATGGCCGTGAGAAAGCCGATGCGCTGGTATTCACGGAAAACCTCGGTCAGCCACTTGGCATCGCTGATGCGCTCGCCTTCGACGGTCTCGAAGATGATTTGCTCAATGGGGAAATCGTGCGCCCGGGCGGCTTCCAGCGTCGTCCGGATGCACAGTTCCGGCCGGTAGATGGCGTTGGGCATGAAGTTGATCGACAGCCGGCTCTGCATGTTCAGCTTGGCGGCGGTCTTGATGGCTTTAACCCGGCAGGCCTGATCGAAGCGGAAGCGGTTTTCCTCGGTGACTTGCGCCAGCACGCTGGGGGCCGGCTCGCCATTGACGCCGCGCACGAGCGCTTCGTGCGCAAAAATCTCGCGCTTGGCAATGTCCACAATCGGTTGATAGGCGTAACTGAAGCGAAAGCCGAGGCGCTCGCCGCTGGCGCAGCTGGGGCAGGCGCCGTGTTCGCTGGCCGAATGGCAGCTGTATTCCGATGGGGCAGGGTTACCGTCTGTGTTGCTTTGAATCATGGGCGAACTCGCTCGAAACCTGTTGCTGAAAGATAGCGGCTAATCTGGCCGAGACTGGAGTCCGTTCGTCACCAGAAGGCCATTCCACGAGAATGACCAGGCGTCATAGTAGGTCAGAAACTTTAGGAATGATGGCTAAATGCTATGACATTAAGAATTAAGTCGAGTTCCTCTTTCCGCAGTGCGCTTCGTCGTCGTGGCGGGGCCATCCGTTTCGGCAGGAATAAAAAAGGCCGGCATGACAGCCGGCCTCCTGTGCTTCGCTGCGGCGGCTTATGCCGTGACGCGGGCGATGGCGGCCGCCAGTTGATCGAGCCGTGCGGCATCCAGCCCAGCGATATTCGCCCGTCCGCTTTCCACCAAATACACCGAATCGTCACGCCGCAGGCGCAGCACCTGGTCGGCGGTGAGGCCCGTGTAGGAGAACATTCCGCGTTGCTGCGCAATGTGCGCGAAGCGCTCGGAGAGACCGTGCGGCGCCAGCGCCTCCACCAGCCCCTGACGAAGCCCGGCGATGCGCTCGCGCTTGGCTGCAACCTCTTGCTGCCAGAGCTGGCGCAATTCGGGGTTCACCAGAATCGTCGCCACCACGGCCGCGCCGTGCGACGGCGGAGTCGACCAGAGATTGCGCGCAACCGAAGCGAACTGGCTGCGCACATCGATCAACGACTCGCCGTTGGCAGCCACCGCGATCAGTGCGCCGGTACGCTCGCGGTAAAGCCCGAAGTTCTTCGAGCAGGAGCTGGTGATCAGCACTTCCGGCAGCGCTTCGACGAACAGCCGTACCGCCCAGGCGTCCTCGTCCAATCCATCGCCGAATCCCTGGTAAGCGAAGTCGAACAGCGGCAATAGCTCGCGCTGACGCACGATCTCGAGCACCTGGCGCCAGTCGCTCTGACTCAGGTCGTAGCCCGTGGGGTTGTGGCAGCACGCATGCAGGAGCACCACGTCGCCGCTGGGGATCCGCTCCAGCGCGGCGAGCATACCCGGCACGTCGAGGCGGTTCTGCGCATCGACATAGGGGTAATGCTCGACCTTCAAGCGGGCAGCGGCGAACAGGGTTTCGTGGATCGGCCAGGTTGGGTCGCTGAGCCAGAGACTGCGCCCCGGCAGGCACTTGGCGATGAAGTCACCCACCAGCCGCAGGGCGCCGGTGCCGCCCGGTGTCTGGGTGCAGCCGGCGCGGTGCTCAACCAGCGCTGGCGAGCCCTCACCGAGCACCAGCTGCAGCAGCTGCTCGCCAAACAGCGGATCGCCGTGGCCGCCGATGTAGCTCTTGGTCTGCTCGCTGTCGATCAGACGCTGCTCAGCCAGCTTGACCGCCTTGGGGATCGGCGTCAGACCCAAGGCGTCCTTGTACACGCCCACGCCCAGGTCGAGCTTGGCCGGATTGGGATCGGCGCGATAGGCGTCCAGCAGGCCGAGTATCGGATCGCCGGGAACCCGCGCGACATCAGCGAAGTGTTTCACTTGCGGCCCTCGGCGGTTTTCGCGACCTCGTCGGTACGCGCGGCCATGATGAAGTCGTTGCGGTGCAGCCCTTTGATCGAGTGGCTCCACCAGGTCACAGTGACCTTGCCCCATTCGGTTAGCAGGCCCGGGTGATGACCCTCGGCTTCGGCGATCTCGCCAACGGCGTTGGTGAAGGCCAGTGCATGGCGGAAGTTCTTGAACAGGAAAACTTTCTCCAACTCCATGTGGCCGTCACGGGTCTCGATGTTCCAGTCCGGAATCTGCTTGATCAGCTCGGCCAGTTCGTCATCGGAGACCTTGGGTGCGTCGGCGCGGCAGGCTTCGCAATGGGCTTGGGTCAGGGCGGTCATGGTTGGGTCCTTGTGTGATCGGTTGGTTGAGTGGATCGGTGGGCTAAAGCCCACCCTACGTGATGGGGTTGATCAGAGTTAAGCAGCGTAGGGAGGACAACGCCGAAGGCTTGTCCACGCGTCGGGTTCGGTCCGCCACGTTCACGAGCAACGTAGGGTGGATGACGCCAGAGGCTCATCCACCAGTCGGCCGAAACGACCCGCGCCGCCGGGAGACGTCGTTGAGGACGAACCCAACGCGTGGAAAATGCTTCGCAGTTTCCACCCTACGCCGCTTTCGGCGGAAACTTCGGCTGGTGCAGGCCCAGCTGCATGGCGTTGCGTACGTGCGCCATGATGTCTTCATGGGCCACATCGAACAGTCGCTTGAGCTCGGGCAGGACGAAGTACACCGGCTGCAGGATGTCGATGCGATAAGGGGTGCGCATCGCTTCGACAACGTCGAACGCCTGATGCTCGGGTTCGTCGGAAAGGCTGTAAAGCGTCTCCTTCGGCGAGGAGAGGATGCCGCCACCATAGATGCGTCGGCCCGCTGAAGTCTCCACCAGGCCGAACTCGATGGTCATCCAATACAGCCGCGCCAGGTAGACGCGCTCTTCCTTGGTCGCCTTGAGGCCAAGCTGGCCGTAGGTGTGGGTGAACTCGGCAAACCAGGGGTTGGTCAGCAGCGGGCAGTGGCCGAATATCTCGTGGAAGATGTCGGGTTCCTGCAGGTAATCCAGTTCTTCCGGTGTGCGGATAAAGGTAGCGACCGGAAAGCGTTTACTCGCCAACAGCTCGAAAAAGGTCTGGAACGGAATCAGCGCTGGAACCCGCGCCACCTGCCAGCCAGTGGTCGCATCCAGCACGCGGTTGATTTCGCCCAGTTGGGGGATGCGGTCGTGGGGCAGGGCAAGCTGTTCGATGCCGTCCAGGTATTCCTGGCAGGCGCGGCCATCGAGCAG encodes:
- a CDS encoding aromatic amino acid aminotransferase — its product is MKHFADVARVPGDPILGLLDAYRADPNPAKLDLGVGVYKDALGLTPIPKAVKLAEQRLIDSEQTKSYIGGHGDPLFGEQLLQLVLGEGSPALVEHRAGCTQTPGGTGALRLVGDFIAKCLPGRSLWLSDPTWPIHETLFAAARLKVEHYPYVDAQNRLDVPGMLAALERIPSGDVVLLHACCHNPTGYDLSQSDWRQVLEIVRQRELLPLFDFAYQGFGDGLDEDAWAVRLFVEALPEVLITSSCSKNFGLYRERTGALIAVAANGESLIDVRSQFASVARNLWSTPPSHGAAVVATILVNPELRQLWQQEVAAKRERIAGLRQGLVEALAPHGLSERFAHIAQQRGMFSYTGLTADQVLRLRRDDSVYLVESGRANIAGLDAARLDQLAAAIARVTA
- a CDS encoding diguanylate phosphodiesterase yields the protein MIQSNTDGNPAPSEYSCHSASEHGACPSCASGERLGFRFSYAYQPIVDIAKREIFAHEALVRGVNGEPAPSVLAQVTEENRFRFDQACRVKAIKTAAKLNMQSRLSINFMPNAIYRPELCIRTTLEAARAHDFPIEQIIFETVEGERISDAKWLTEVFREYQRIGFLTAIDDFGAGYAGLNLLADFQPDLIKLDMDLIRGIDQSRSRQAIVRGTVGICKELGIQVIAEGVETPDECKALRDLGISLMQGYLFSKPLFEACSETDALPWPNGLPR
- a CDS encoding type 1 glutamine amidotransferase domain-containing protein; the protein is MKVLIVLTSHDKLGDTGKPTGFWLEEFAAPYYVFKDAGAEIVLASPKGGQPPLDPKSDAPDAQTEMTQRFKNDAESQALLANTHKLDEVSAADFDTVFYPGGHGPMWDLTSNATSIALIESFIKARKPVAAVCHAPAALVQVRGVDGEYLVKGKRVTGFTNTEEEGVQLTEVVPFLLEDKLKEIGGDYSKGPDWSSYVLVDGLLVTGQNPASSEEAARELLNLVKAG
- a CDS encoding 4a-hydroxytetrahydrobiopterin dehydratase — encoded protein: MTALTQAHCEACRADAPKVSDDELAELIKQIPDWNIETRDGHMELEKVFLFKNFRHALAFTNAVGEIAEAEGHHPGLLTEWGKVTVTWWSHSIKGLHRNDFIMAARTDEVAKTAEGRK
- a CDS encoding phenylalanine 4-monooxygenase, whose product is MKATKYVAREPDAQGHIHYPDSEHAVWQTLIERQLKLLDGRACQEYLDGIEQLALPHDRIPQLGEINRVLDATTGWQVARVPALIPFQTFFELLASKRFPVATFIRTPEELDYLQEPDIFHEIFGHCPLLTNPWFAEFTHTYGQLGLKATKEERVYLARLYWMTIEFGLVETSAGRRIYGGGILSSPKETLYSLSDEPEHQAFDVVEAMRTPYRIDILQPVYFVLPELKRLFDVAHEDIMAHVRNAMQLGLHQPKFPPKAA